A window of Eriocheir sinensis breed Jianghai 21 chromosome 63, ASM2467909v1, whole genome shotgun sequence contains these coding sequences:
- the LOC126986913 gene encoding uncharacterized protein LOC126986913 isoform X2 — MEWLTKKVVAGLVNRFFGQYLEDLDTQEVNNALLSGQVNLSNLKIRRDALSILDVYYGSPLPVEVKKGTIGRISLTVPYSSFFTQPVVINIEDVFVLVTPVVEYDREREKDFDRASKRQTLAYLFPEPTLVDDVHDRNSLWGMLYNRIWNNLELHINNVHIRYEDAHSCPEPLVIGLCLQSLSADTTNHKWKKTQIDGNAPIVNKVVDFISTSLYINPKSERQRLVKPHITTDRWHQYLQQGLETFSINDEPFQFVLQPVRCKVKMRQQMKREARVPGLLVDAVIKDAALSLSQDQYLSLNELFKAFNVINTSRRFLKYRPEVPLTRHAAEWWQYAASAIIHEQIRPFSWSSIKKHRSLYREYAQLYKKHLLEGYNSEMEADLMKLEDALSLTNIVLARMNAKIKISQEQPSLVHPVESSESGWFSWLMGGSKHQVPDDTEIVDIVGTRRRNGPVTTLTEEERRQLHAALMELEAAGEEVHRDDIDHKAYLSLQNVSLTLKDDEHDVALATLSGFVMSAENRYGVKYQKLSVKAESFNLEASNMEQELVYVVKLIDGTPSAGFGIAFSLDLEKNPINVASDYAVTMKLDPLELLYNQHACAEMIHFFRVPDTKYRTFEEVAADTLAGLVSSSRAAVEYAIARHKTIHLDIDIKSPFIVLPEHGSIQKGGNVLVLDIGGLKVNSEIGGQIFDLEDATRMELEERLYDRLTITISQLQVLFADSGDEWRVHRTRSDSDSHLLPRVRVKIDLANSIHPEYRQLPRQKVDIHITPLKLNLSDSRLSHLVEFTHHLPTLSCCMLSCDTVDNHSFLQHQLDPLHCLLDPNISELSLIRNSLLDRLCRKRFVPDTADMHSTPPLLRHVRPLSASDTISQTSLELEKYFSASDNSDDEGESWGKPVDLPGFEDNTSPHNMIAVLSRLCIDEVVIGISRSSEHGDRPYLMLRATHFVLESAVMDYGPAIQVTLGSLQLVDKYHHSPSGEYLELVSSPQVGCTHITTLLYRKVRANCLDFKTHFHSCEQSLVVDFATLNVVWHRGSVITLTNFLTMLAAKLGHIEEQLPKVGVPQNLMAWLKSGPEDPPVPSGATKWSFSFHLHTLNLKLCDNDLDFLQAKVGGFQGECIFKANEKKVFRAALSELSVDDISDITLYSRIIDIEEDRVFDIKYVNFSPTHKGVDEIDASPHTVSPDAALRIRIGRVQCVFLCKFLADLQRFMEPLLNREGTQVALKHASKAAETGFEEVILGKKINLSIDIHAPTILIPQKSDSSSLLVVSLGELKIDNLFKTAYTGTGGGAVENILIELGHMHICRAVMVLSGGLEMQEDILEPSTIRADIKRSLIPQCRDLLSWDVSIHMGTLCVNMGQRDLNTILAVLTQNKAEAQFIDTSINSQPLTPVELSTPQANSDDNVGKLQAFLTHSVDIYRIADALVSLDGLTVTLYTDMDEVLSSPVRDAATALCRLEVGEVEVHGDMNSDRSMDVRVTLHSCDLFDVRPDLDYHVIKKIFGQYSKEMHMTSRRFSVSVPPIMDLMYKMSPNGDGAMEVSIERTRLSLSVTFAIALYRYVNDAIPGTASTSGGILNPGFVGDLGTTVDGVRIIRRPPSSVDSTSGYLSTVTSDTDDQKTLSVSFKLKQPEIVFFVDTEEKISRVLVLRCEVHVDYSRHPGNESFHVALDRCQLFATMYSMTNQNPYSIMQPCDIEGSWVFRNVEEGVRADVRAPQVHFHINPAVVHLFMDVVDELTLNLTPQLTPFRLYLPSSDLEDLWSPKPLTAIISPTNPDEEVYIKPEYPSAKPQQCLTVRISEITVSLEKQTMKTAVPVLLCKSALNAEINDWSKLMYSKAEMQLQLSCYNEQFSAWEPVIEPVSESNKVFRPWEAIIRTLQTHAQPVGVKRKHQGPYCDSVDTSYTSNRNSYLNCPIEDSESSTDEESQDNEMVVLKPHATQSVKRSATKRSNTDLGSLSGFPLDSDSETEDSVLHKISSAFNHMFSSDSEESEEEGSSDEMEGKGSVKRDPEGSEKLSTGDLRSSEEEEEGPVFVSPLIPDGVDGGGSWVEDISPSELATCVFVDSRDNLEFTLTTHTMTSINNLVTEFMNKPIEPQPIMSSANRSMQQILLTNEIGPNSKVTALMQDEADGSSKVEILATAKYQEPDSLPSSPASGKSHSGGESASEDEFRDWDHLSLRSCPASSPGPAPSSLPSSECFYELFCPNPVKLYQDITKLQLLIRVPGFNDLMVFVGTTSRSRIFQLSPPRNDKRYHIIVTVEVDHLTTRVTVRSPLQIMNEMPLPVNVCFKKSIVEMLGHSLGELNATVVSPVNPFEAHVPMVTLQPDQVFTVPLAVAYHSPLHIQPSAADYGISEAGIWWKDVLSFTCSYLLTCKAKVNNSPDISAAVTIQEGVKLSSLQWEGLSGVLPNYTLCLSPPLAIHNMLPCTLTLAHPSFTQSLIVDPGAKITLYRIDLENRISLEVQVSNYLGSDWDGILEIGTEKGDDHRTLTLTHGDGSARRKLECALYTVRAELTAVHVYSPYWIVNKTGLPLHVRGSRSKIVYDLNGSEDIVLFRYKRSYPHKLKVRVVESDWSRRWSCEAVGSCGVVVCRDSVRGKKYRILAKVKQSTLAAQTADEGVQGGCLNNACSSKSFLQRKKSGKLHLTKIVTLMPYFLIRNLTNRPLKFMQENDKVELWYDIHPQQVGSVGSKCMAFWPDGENMHMVVRYRDQQVRSQHFHFNSNHTTVVRMEKGRALNVSVSGVGSDSPVTITFDKYQVGDAPVRIENWCEDVHLRLHQKGSNQTHLLAPHQSQLYTWDDPTLPRELLWNIYNRKSEDMTAVIDKDDHGSKCVTITSLKPGMVRTKSQSSVGTPKMRPKKLIHRQRAKTTAASSSDSEEETELVLERGHGQFLMPDQKSQSTKMRKDKMLVHWVSYKQGSQRVLLFTQSDRLAATTRLPMERAKLELCVALEKIGLSLINEGHREVAYVSLMPGAAKWEIEVDGVWKIPPSLELIAWLEDQYLNNKQSKVNLRGSLQISKKSTVEVEVDLTTMYMTKPFSGKLRRTKRPALWLHYRHSLHYSYISADLHRLQVDNQLMDAVFPSVFYPVNENGSAHPCLAVCALLHFSVGSVTTIKHLSIVAQEFFLKLDKGFLLSTYEVLELFMPSLHSGSIHTELKKLRTPVTFSAMQRHPSSDEGPLVERVCVAGLKVRFSFSPRGTVLGSHGGQNDMLEWFLTSLGATLTEMKNVSISVGHYERQSFQWDKLVEDFTDHAKYQIIQQVYVLVLGLDILGNPYQRLRDLSQGVKDLIYQPALGIIEGPDEFAEGIARGAQSLMGQVVGGTADSLSLISSALGNTIAMLSFDKEYRKKREQRLEVQSSFPRTLLHAGRTFVMGVVLGLSGVVVKPVAGAQQDGVEGFFRGIGRGIMGLITKPALGVIDSVAMACDGVRRAVDLGHEVITRSRVPRHVSPYVALHPYSSHEAAGMALLASLCHGHYMQTDLYIAHATLSEANRPDVILISDKHIFKLERCGMWGSWDISWRVAVRNLLHQPTVKDNTILLILRQDESHSQLSGSEHQIRSEDSDVLLFLVRWIEVLTTLSMVDQPCPRLQ; from the exons ATGGAATGGCTGACCAAGAAGGTGGTTGCTGGCTTGGTCAACCGATTCTTTGGGCAGTACCTGGAGGACCTTGACACCCAGGAGGTCAATAATGCCCTCCTGTCGGGTCAAGTTAACCTCAGCAACCTCAAGATCAGGAGGGATGCCCTG TCCATCCTTGATGTCTACTATGGAAGCCCTCTCCCTGTTGAGGTGAAAAAAGGCACAATTGGCAGAATATCACTCACTGTCCCCTACAGCAGCTTCTTCACCCAGCCTGTGGTCATCAACATTGAG gatGTCTTTGTACTTGTTACACCGGTTGTTGAATATGACAGAGAGCGAGAAAAGGACTTTGATCGTGCCAGCAAGCGGCAAACTCTGGCCTACTTGTTTCCAGAGCCAACACTGGTGGACGATGTGCATGACAGGAACAGTCTTTGGG GTATGCTTTATAACAGAATCTGGAATAACCTAGAGTTACACATCAACAACGTGCATATTCGATATGAAGACGCTCACTCCTGCCCTGAGCCTCTGGTGATTGGGCTGTGTCTGCAGAGTCTCTCGGCTGACACCACAAACCA CAAATGGAAGAAGACACAGATTGACGGCAATGCTCCCATCGTGAACAAGGTTGTTGACTTCATCTCCACCTCCCTCTACATCAACCCCAAGAGTGAGCGGCAGCGCCTGGTCAAGCCTCACATAACCACCGACCGCTGGCACCAGTACCTCCAGCAAGGCCTTGAAACCTTCTCCATCAATGATGAGCCTTTTCAGTTTG TCCTCCAACCTGTGCGATGCAAGGTCAAGATGAGGCAGCAGATGAAGCGTGAAGCGAGAGTGCCTGGCCTACTAGTGGATGCTGTGATCAAGGATGCAGCGCTGTCCCTCTCACAGGACCAGTACCTAAGCTTAAATGAACTCTTCAAAGCATTCAATGTCATAAATACAAGTAG ACGGTTCTTGAAGTACCGCCCAGAAGTGCCCTTAACCCGTCACGCAGCAGAGTGGTGGCAGTACGCTGCAAGTGCCATTATCCATGAACAAATTCGACCCTTCTCATGGAGTAGCATTAAGAAACACAG ATCCTTGTATAGGGAGTATGCACAGCTATACAAGAAGCATCTTCTTGAAGGATACAACAGTGAAATGGAGGCTGATCTGATGAAACTGGAAGATGCACTTAGCCTCACCAACATTGTCCTGGCTCGGATGAATGCAAAGATCAAG ATATCACAAGAACAACCCAGCTTGGTTCACCCCGTAGAATCCTCCGAGAGTGGCTGGTTTTCCTGGCTGATGGGCGGCAGCAAGCACCAGGTGCCTGATGACACGGAAATAGTGGACATTGTGGGCACTCGTCGCAGGAATGGCCCAGTCACCACCCTGACGGAGGAGGAGCGCCGGCAGCTGCACGCGGCACTAATGGAGCTGGAGGCTGCAGGGGAAGAAGTGCACAGAGATGATATTG ACCACAAAGCTTACCTCTCCTTGCAAAACGTGAGCTTGACCCTCAAGGATGATGAGCACGACGTTGCCTTGGCCACCCTCTCGGGCTTCGTCATGAGCGCTGAGAACCGTTATGGTGTTAAGTATCAGAAGCTTTCAGTGAAGGCCGAGTCCTTTAACCTGGAGGCCTCAAACATGGAGCAGGAGCTGGTGTATGTGGTGAAGCTCATTGACGGCACACCCTCAGCAG GTTTTGGTATTGCCTTTTCATTGGACCTGGAGAAAAACCCAATCAATGTGGCCTCTGACTATGCTGTCACCATGAAGCTGGACCCTCTGGAGCTTCTGTATAACCAG CATGCCTGTGCTGAGATGATTCACTTCTTCCGAGTGCCTGACACAAAGTATCGCACGTTTGAGGAGGTGGCCGCCGACACACTGGCTGGCTTGGTCAGCAGCAGCAGAGCAGCGGTGGAGTACGCCATTGCCAGGCATAAAACAATCCATCTGGACATAGACATCAAGAGTCCTTTCATTGTCTTACCGGAACATGGCTCCATACAAAAAGGTGGGAATGTCCTGGTGCTGGACATCGGGGGCTTGAAAGTGAACAGTGAAATTGGTGGACAAATTTTTGATCTCGAGGATGCAACCAGAATGGAACTTGAGGAGCGTCTTTATGACCGGCTGACAATTACCATCTCGCAGCTCCAAGTTCTCTTTGCTGACTCAGGAGACGAGTGGAGGGTTCACAGGACCCGCAGTGACTCAGACTCCCACCTCCTGCCCAGGGTCAGAGTGAAGATCGACCTTGCTAACAGCATACATCCAGAGTACCGACAACTTCCGAGGCAAAAAGTTGACATCCACATCACGCCCCTCAAGCTCAACCTCTCAGACAGCCGGCTGAGCCATCTGGTGGAGTTCACGCACCACCTTCCCACACTGAGCTGCTGCATGTTAAGCTGTGATACTGTTGATAACCATTCATTTCTGCAGCATCAGTTGGACCCACTTCACTGTTTACTTGATCCCAATATTTCTGAATTATCTCTGATAAGGAATTCATTGCTTGATAGGCTTTGCAGAAAGAGGTTTGTGCCTGATACAGCAGACATGcactctactcctcctcttctccggcATGTACGGCCACTCTCTGCCAGTGACACCATATCCCAGACAAGCTTGGAGTTAGAAAAATACTTTTCAGCTTCTGATAACAGTGACGATGAAGGAGAGTCATGGGGCAAGCCTGTTGATCTGCCTGGATTTGAAGACAACACTTCTCCTCATAACATGATTGCTGTTTTGTCTCGTTTATGTATTGATGAAGTTGTAATTGGTATTTCAAGATCCAGTGAGCATGGGGACAGACCCTACTTAATGCTGAGAGCAACTCACTTTGTCTTAGAGTCAGCGGTCATGGACTATGGACCGGCAATACAGGTGACCCTCGGCTCCCTGCAGCTCGTTGATAAATACCACCACAGCCCATCAGGAGAATACCTGGAACTTGTGTCTTCCCCCCAGGTAGGCTGTACTCATATCACCACGTTACTCTATAGAAAAGTTCGGGCAAACTGTCTGGACTTTAAGACACATTTTCACTCTTGTGAACAAAGTCTTGTAGTTGACTTTGCAACTTTAAATGTTGTGTGGCATCGAGGGTCAGTCATAACCCTCACCAACTTCCTGACAATGCTGGCAGCCAAATTAGGGCATATTGAGGAGCAGCTTCCAAAAGTTGGTGTCCCACAGAACTTGATGGCCTGGTTAAAATCAGGTCCAGAGGATCCTCCCGTCCCCTCGGGGGCAACAAAGTGGTcgttttcctttcacctccacaCCCTGAACCTGAAACTCTGTGATAATGACCTTGATTTCTTGCAGGCCAAAGTTGGAGGGTTCCAGGGAGAATGCATCTTTAAAGCTAATGAAAAGAAAGTATTTCGAGCTGCCTTGTCAGAACTGTCTGTTGATGACATATCTGATATAACTCTTTACTCAAGAATAATTGATATTGAGGAAGACAGAGTGTTTGAcatcaaatatgtgaacttcAGTCCAACACATAAAGGTGTGGATGAGATAGATGCATCTCCCCACACTGTCAGTCCTGATGCAGCTCTGCGAATAAGAATTGGCAGGGTACAATGTGTCTTCCTCTGCAAATTCTTGGCAGACCTGCAGCGCTTCATGGAGCCTCTTCTTAACCGTGAAGGAACTCAGGTGGCTCTGAAGCACGCTAGTAAGGCTGCAGAGACAGGTTTTGAGGAAGTTATATTAGGGAAAAAAATCAACCTGAGCATTGATATTCATGCTCCCACTATTCTTATTCCCCAAAAGTCTGACTCCTCCAGTTTGTTGGTTGTTAGCCTCGGAGAGCTCAAGATAGATAACCTTTTCAAGACAGCCTACACCGGGACAGGAGGAGGGGCAGTGGAAAACATCCTCATTGAATTGGGACACATGCACATTTGTCGAGCAGTGATGGTCCTCAGCGGCGGCCTGGAAATGCAAGAAGACATCCTAGAGCCGTCCACCATAAGGGCAGATATCAAACGTTCCCTCATTCCACAATGCAGAGATTTGCTTTCCTGGGACGTCAGTATCCACATGGGAACCCTTTGTGTAAACATGGGACAGCGTGACCTGAACACCATCCTGGCCGTGCTGACGCAGAACAAGGCTGAGGCTCAGTTTATTGACACAAGTATTAATTCCCAGCCCCTGACCCCCGTGGAGCTCAGCACCCCACAAGCCAACAGCGATGACAACGTGGGGAAGCTTCAGGCCTTCTTGACACACTCCGTTGACATTTATCGCATTGCAGATGCTCTAGTGTCTCTGGACGGACTGACAGTTACTCTGTACACTGACATGGATGAAGTGTTGAGTTCCCCAGTTCGAGATGCTGCTACTGCCCTCTGCAGGTTGGAAGTTGGAGAAGTTGAGGTCCACGGAGACATGAACAGTGACAGGAGTATGGATGTAAGGGTTACATTGCACTCCTGTGATCTCTTTGATGTCAGACCAGACCTTGATTATCATGTGATCAAGAAGATATTTGGGCAGTACAGCAAGGAGATGCATATGACCTCAAGGCGGTTCAGTGTCAGCGTTCCACCCATAATGGATCTGATGTACAAGATGAGCCCCAATGGAGACGGGGCGATGGAAGTCAGCATAGAGAGGACGAGGCTCAGTTTGTCCGTCACTTTTGCCATAGCACTTTACAGGTATGTGAATGATGCCATCCCTGGAACTGCAAGCACAAGTGGAGGAATACTGAATCCAGGGTTTGTTGGGGACTTGGGCACAACAGTGGATGGGGTGAGGATCATCAGGCGGCCCCCCAGCTCCGTGGACAGCACAAGCGGCTACCTCTCCACAGTGACCAGTGACACAGATGATCAGAAAACTCTCTCTGTGTCGTTCAAGTTGAAGCAGCCAGAAATAGTGTTCTTTGTCGACACTGAAGAGAAAATCAGCCGGGTGTTGGTACTGAGGTGCGAGGTGCATGTGGACTACTCTCGGCACCCCGGCAACGAGAGCTTCCACGTGGCTCTGGACAGGTGCCAGCTCTTTGCCACCATGTACTCCATGACAAATCAGAATCCTTATTCCATCATGCAGCCGTGTGACATTGAGGGATCCTGGGTGTTCCGCAATGTGGAGGAAGGTGTGAGAGCAGATGTAAGGGCTCCACAAGTTCATTTCCACATTAATCCAGCAGTTGTCCACCTCTTTATGGATGTGGTGGATGAGTTAACTTTGAATCTCACTCCTCAATTAACACCTTTCAGACTCTATCTTCCATCCTCAGACTTGGAGGATCTTTGGTCTCCAAAACCACTGACTGCCATAATATCCCCAACAAATCCAGATGAAGAAGTGTACATTAAGCCTGAGTACCCGTCAGCCAAGCCCCAGCAGTGCTTGACTGTAAGGATTTCTGAAATCACAGTTTCACTTGAAAAGCAAACCATGAAAACAGCTGTACCTGTTCTGCTATGCAAGTCAGCACTTAATGCTGAAATAAATGACTGGTCCAAGCTGATGTATAGCAAAGCAGAAATGCAGCTCCAGTTGTCATGTTACAATGAGCAATTCTCTGCCTGGGAGCCAGTCATTGAACCGGTTAGTGAAAGCAATAAGGTATTCAGACCGTGGGAAGCAATTATTAGAACACTACAGACACACGCACAGCCTGTGGGGGTGAAACGAAAGCACCAAGGCCCTTACTGTGACTCTGTTGACACCAGCTACACCAGCAACAGAAACAGCTACCTCAACTGTCCCATCGAAGACTCTGAGTCGTCCACAGATGAAGAGTCTCAGGATAATGAAATGGTGGTGCTCAAACCTCATGCAACACAATCAGTCAAGCGCTCAGCCACTAAACGGTCAAACACTGACCTTGGAAGCCTGTCAG GTTTTCCACTGGACTCTGACTCTGAGACTGAAGACAGTGTCCTCCACAAGATCTCCAGTGCATTTAATCACATGTTCTCCAGTGATTCAGAGGAGTCCGAGGAGGAAGGCAGCAGCgatgagatggaaggaaaaggaagcgtcAAGAGAGACCCGGAGGGCTCAGAAAAGTTGTCAACAGGAGACTTGAGGTcctcagaggaggaagaggaaggtccaGTGTTTGTGTCGCCACTTATTCCAG ATGGTGTAGACGGTGGAGGCAGCTGGGTGGAGGACATCAGTCCCAGTGAATTAGCAACTTGCGTGTTTGTTGACTCTCGCGACAACCTGGAGTTCACCCTCACAACACACACCATGACATCCATCAACAACCTAGTGACTGAATTCATGAACAAGCCTATCGAGCCCCAGCCCATCATGTCTTCTGCCAACCGTTCCATGCAGCAGATCCTCCTCACAAATGAAATAGGACCCAATTCCAAGGTCACAGCCTTGATGCAGGATGAG GCTGATGGTTCTTCCAAGGTGGAGATTTTAGCCACAGCCAAATACCAGGAGCCGGACTCACTGCCGTCCAGTCCGGCATCAGGCAAGAGTCATAGTGGTGGAGAGTCTGCTTCAGAAGATGA GTTCAGAGACTGGGACCACCTCAGCCTCCGGTCATGTCCCGCCTCCTCTCCTGGTCCTGCTCCATCCAGCCTCCCTTCAAGTGAATGCTTCTATGAACTTTTTTGCCCAAACCCTGTCAAGCTTTATCAAGACATCACAAAGCTCCAGCTGCTGATCAGAGTGCCTG GCTTCAATGACCTCATGGTGTTTGTTGGAACAACGTCCCGGAGTCGTATCTTTCAGCTGAGTCCGCCTCGCAATGACAAGAGGTACCACATAATAGTCACTGTGGAAGTTGACCATCTCACCACCAGGGTCACCGTCAGAAGTCCCTTGCAG ATCATGAATGAAATGCCTCTTCCTGTCAATGTGTGCTTCAAGAAGAGCATTGTGGAGATGCTCGGCCACTCCCTCGGGGAACTCAATGCCACGGTGGTATCGCCTGTCAACCCCTTTGAGGCTCATGTGCCCATGGTCACCCTCCAGCCTGACCAGGTCTTCACGGTCCCCCTTGCCGTCGCCTACCACTCTCCACTTCATATACAACCTTCTGCAGCTGA CTATGGCATAAGTGAAGCGGGAATCTGGTGGAAGGATGTGCTGTCATTCACCTGTTCCTACCTGCTCACCTGCAAGGCCAAGGTGAACAACAGCCCCGACATATCAGCCGCA GTAACCATTCAGGAAGGAGTGAAGCTGAGCAGCCTGCAGTGGGAGGGGCTGAGCGGAGTCCTGCCCAACTACACCCTCTGCCTCTCCCCGCCACTGGCCATCCACAACATGCTGCCGTGCACCCTCACCCTTGCCCACCCCTCCTTCACCCAGTCCCTCATCGTTGACCCAGGGGCCAAGATTACTCTTTACAGGATTGACTTGGAAAACAGAATTAGTCTGGAGGTTCAG GTTTCCAATTATTTAGGAAGTGACTGGGATGGCATTCTAGAAATTGGCACCGAGAAGGGTGATGACCACCGAACCCTGACCCTGACTCACGGGGACGGCAGTGCTCGCAGGAAGCTGGAGTGTGCACTGTACACCGTGCGGGCAGAACTGACAGCTGTTCATGTGTACTCCCCGTACTGGATTGTCAACAAGACGGGCCTTCCACTGCACGTCCGG GGATCAAGATCAAAAATTGTATATGACCTCAATGGGTCAGAAGACATTGTTTTGTTCCGATATAAAAGAAGTTACCCACACAAGCTGAAG GTAAGGGTGGTGGAGAGCGATTGGTCACGGAGGTGGAGCTGCGAGGCCGTGGGCTCCTGCGGTGTTGTTGTGTGTCGTGACAGCGTGCGGGGCAAAAAGTATCGCATCTTGGCCAAAGTGAAGCAATCCACTCTGGCGGCACAAACTGCAGATGAGGGAGTCCAAGGTGGCTGTCTGAACAATGCATGTTCTTCAAAATCCTTCCTACAAA GAAAAAAATCTGGCAAGCTCCACCTGACCAAGATAGTAACGCTGATGCCATACTTTTTGATTCGTAACCTGACCAATCGGCCGCTCAAGTTCATGCAAGAAAATGACAAGGTGGAGCTGTGGTACGACATCCATCCCCAGCAGGTGGGCAGCGTCGGCAGCAAG TGCATGGCATTCTGGCCGGACGGAGAGAACATGCACATGGTGGTCCGGTACCGTGACCAGCAGGTCAGGTCACAGCACTTCCACTTCAACTCCAACCACACCACTGTCGTCAGGATGGAGAAAGGG CGAGCCTTGAATGTGAGTGTGTCAGGTGTGGGATCTGACAGCCCAGTCACTATTACCTTTGACAAGTACCAAGTAGGCGATGCTCCCGTCAGGATTGAAAACTGGTGTGAAGATGTTCATCTCCGCCTCCACCAGAAAGGCTCAAACCAA ACACACCTGCTGGCACCCCACCAGTCTCAGCTGTACACCTGGGATGACCCCACTCTGCCTCGGGAGCTTCTGTGGAACATTTACAACAGGAAAAGTGAAGACATGACTGCAGTGATAGATAAG GATGATCATGGCAGCAAGTGTGTCACCATCACGTCCCTGAAGCCTGGCATGGTCCGCACCAAGTCACAGTCCAGCGTTGGCACACCCAAAATGAGGCCCAAGAAGTTAATTCACAGGCAGCGAGCCAAGACTACAGCAGCATCATCCAGCGACtcagaagaggagacagagctgGTCTTGGAGAGAGGACACGGGCAATTTTTGATGCCAGACCAAAAGTCTCAG TCCACCAAGATGAGGAAAGACAAAATGCTCGTTCACTGGGTGAGTTACAAGCAGGGAAGTCAAAGGGTCCTCCTCTTCACCCAGTCTGACCGCCTGGCAGCCACCACTCGCCTCCCCATGGAAAGAGCCAAACTAGAGCTCTGTGTTGCTCTGGAAAAAATTGGGTTGTCTCTT ATAAATGAAGGTCATCGTGAGGTGGCATACGTGAGCCTGATGCCAGGAGCAGCCAAGTGGGAAATAGAGGTTGATGGAGTGTGGAAGATTCCTCCGAGCCTAGAGCTGATCGCCTGGCTCGAGGATCAGTACCTCAACAACAAGCAGTCTAAGGTCAACCTCCGAGGGTCTCTCCAG aTCAGTAAAAAGAGCACAGTAGAAGTAGAG GTGGATCTGACAACCATGTACATGACGAAGCCTTTCAGCGGAAAGCTGCGCCGGACCAAGCGTCCAGCCCTGTGGCTCCACTACCGCCACTCTCTCCACTACAGCTACATCTCCGCCGACCTCCACCGCTTGCAG gTTGACAACCAGCTGATGGATGCAGTGTTTCCCTCTGTGTTTTATCCAGTCAACGAGAATGGGTCAGCCCACCCATGCCTTGCAGTGTGTGCACTCCTTCACTTTTCTGTTGGATCTGTCACCACAATAAA GCACCTTAGCATCGTGGCTCAGGAATTTTTCCTCAAGCTGGACAAAGGTTTCCTGCTCTCAACATATGAGGTTCTGGAGCTCTTCATGCCAAGTCTGCACTCAGGAAGCATTCACACAGAACTGAAAAAACTTCGGACTCCAGTAACATTTAGTGCCATGCAG CGCCACCCAAGCAGTGACGAGGGCCCCCTcgtagaacgtgtgtgtgtggccggcctcAAAGTccgcttttccttctctccccgtgGCACAGTGCTCGGGAGCCACGGCGGCCAAAATGACATGTTGGAGTGGTTCTTGACTTCTTTAGGAGCAACCCTTACTGAG ATGAAGAATGTGTCAATAAGTGTCGGACACTATGAACGGCAATCCTTCCAGTGGGACAAACTTGTTGAAGATTTCACGGATCATGCGAAATATCAAATAATTCAGcag GTGTATGTCCTTGTGCTGGGACTAGACATCCTTGGCAACCCGTACCAGCGGCTTCGAGACCTCTCTCAGGGGGTGAAGGACCTGATCTATCAGCCGGCTTTG GGCATCATAGAGGGGCCAGATGAATTTGCCGAAGGAATTGCCCGAGGAGCGCAGAGTCTGATGGGACAGGTGGTCGGGGGCACGGCAGACAGCCTCAGCCTCATCTCCTCAGCACTGGGCAACACCATTGCCATGCTTTCCTTTGACAAGGAGTACAGGAAG AAACGTGAGCAGAGGCTTGAGGTGCAAAGCTCTTTCCCACGGACACTCCTCCATGCCGGCCGCACCTTTGTTATGGGCGTGGTGCTGGGCCTGTCAGGCGTGGTGGTCAAGCCAGTGGCAG